In Euphorbia lathyris chromosome 2, ddEupLath1.1, whole genome shotgun sequence, the sequence GTATTCTAGGTCAAAGGGCTTTCAAGAGAAGAACAAGAGGCACGTAGCGATTTAGTTTCTGCATTAAAAGACAGGATTGAAGCAATACCAGATGGAAGTACGGGGCCAGTTAAAAAAACTAGTGATTGGGCACCTTCCACTTCTCATGCTGGAATCAAATTTGACTCCACTTATGGTAATTTATCAATCTGTCTTGAAAGTTGATTGTTGATTATAAGTATATCCTCATGAATATGATACTCACGATGATTCTCCAATTGTTTtcttacttttattagatgGTAAATTTGATAATGAATATTTCCAGCCATCTGAAGAGTCGGACCGATTTAGGCAGGATTATGAGACGCGTAGAGTGAAACAGGCAAGCTTGTGCATTTGTTTATCTTTGAAATATGCTGTAGACTATGTTCTGCTGTCATATGTTAAAATGCAACAATCTGCCATAGTTTCAGTTGGAGCATATCAGTGAAATTAGTGTGAACTTCTTTTCTTGGTGGCGACTTGGCGTTAGTTGTTCATCCATGTAATATATCTCTGACTTCATGCAGGATCAAGGCTTAGATGTCATAGCAGAAGGGTTGGACACTCTGAAAAACATGGCCAGTGACATGAATGAGGTTTGACAGTGTATCTTGATGGTTGGAGTTCTAACAATTATTAAATGTTCTAGTTCTTGTTTGTTAGCTGGTTGTTAAATTTGTCTTCAGGAAATGGACAGACAAGAGCCATTAATAGATGAAATAGATGACAAGGTAATTCAATGTTTCTTCCTTGTTTTTAGCTTAATCCTTCACTCAAACATCGTATAAATTTAGCAATACGAGGTGGGCAGTTGATAAACAAGCTAAGTGTTAGTTATTCGAAGGAGAGAGTGTGTCAGATAAGAAAAAAGATATTGCTATTACCATGAATATTTTGTGAGAAAATGATATGGGAGAATAGCTTCCACGATGCAAAGACATGAGAGTTAGTTTGGAattgcattctttttgtatGTTTGTCTCTTTTGATTTCATGTACATGCTTGCAGGTCGACAAAGCAACCTCAGACCTCAAAAGTACGAATGTCAGACTTAAGGATACTGTCAACCAGGTAAAATACATGTTATATAATATGTAGTTTCAATATTGGCACAATTTTCCATGGATTCATGTTTTTCATCAGTCTCCATATGCTTATGCTTTGGTTCTTCTTTCAGCTGAGGTCCAGTCGCAACTTTTGCATTGACATCATCCTCCTGATTATAATTTTAGGCATCGCAGCTTATTTATACAAGTAAGTATCTTATATTGCAGAATTGGTTTGGAACACCGCAAAGTAATTGCTTGATTGAGTAGGATTGTCTCAGTTCTCTGGATAGCACTCAGATAATCTAGTTGCAAAATGGTGGAAACTAAAACTTAGTGTTGATTATCTGCAAACATACAGTGTTAAGTTAGAAATCCAATCATTATTTTCTTAACCCTTGTTTGCATAGATAAGTATACAAGTAACTAATTTTTACTTTTGCTGTGATACTGGCTGAAACATCAGTAAGTTTTCCATAAGGTGACTACTCTTACATGGTGTGTGAATTTAAGATAGTTATCTGTTTGTGTTTGCATGAAGTTAGGGTAAATACATTCATGTTCATGGTCCCTGGACTATAGTGCTACTTACATTAATGTACAAATCAACAAAATTATGGCCCCTAAACTTcatttattgacataaaaagCATTGAACTTTACATTCTATAACATTGAAGTCCAAATCAACAAAATTATAGCCCCTAAACTTcatttattgacataaaaagCATTGAACTTTACATTCTATTACATTGAAGTCCAAACAAATCAACAGAAATCCTTTCGAAAATTAACGAATGATGAGGGTAAAACAGTTATTTTACTGTAATTTTTAGTGACATGGATAAAAAGTCAATAATGTAGTCAAACTTGTCTAGGTCATCAttttgtcaatttttttttatggatttttgttgatttggactttaatgttaCATCAAAATGTAAAGTTCGAGATTTTTATGTCAAGAAATGAAAATGAGGCGCTATAATGTTAGTAACACTATAGTTTAGGAGGCCATGACGTTGCGAAGCTGTAAATAGTTTGCTTTCAATTACCTGATTTGGTACTGTCCAAGTTCTGTAAGTTGCAGAAGTCTTATGTGTTTGTCTatgtttttatatataactactaAATTCTCTTTACATGAATCCTTTTCCTTCAATTGGGAAAACAAAATCATTGCACACCATGAAACTCGTAAGTAAACTTTTGGCAATTTGAGATCTTTGCTTGTCTCTTTCAGCGTGTTGAAGTGAAGCATTTCCACGATCAGTCTCTTCCACAATGCTAATTTTCTCTGTATGGACAGGCTTTTGGCAATTGcagagttttctttggatgaatttttttttaccatgtAATTGATTGTGAATCTTTATGTCTGTTATCTGGCTACGAGAGTTACACCCGAGTGTCTGCCGGGTAAATTGGAACTATCTACTGTGTATATTTTCACATCATTCCTTTAATTGAGTTATTGCTTCATTCATTCTAATGTTGTTTCTCCTGTTCACCACTTGTgctatcattttgttttttgGAAACATATGATGTGACAGACAATTTCTCTTTGGTCGGGTCAATATTGGACTTGTGGACCCGGACCATTCTCGAGCTTTTTCTGTGTTCATGTGGAATTCATTATATGTTCTTTACTATTTCACCACCCACTTGGACCAAAAAAAGCAATGGCAATGGAATAAAACATCACTAAAGTACACCCATGGAGGTGAGGTATCACTTtcttattttttactgataaaatatattatataatatataatatattaattttaattatattattatatttatctataaaagattattttatccttaCTAtgtctaagagttctacagaacttaaattaatccctaaaatctctccaattctctgcatatctatatctaaaagttctacaaaatatagattaatccctaaaatctctttaattctctgcatatctatatataatataaaacagtaacgatggagctgatgtgtcacttcctccttttttactgataaaatataaaatataaaatataatatattaattttaattatattattatatttatctataaaaagattattttatccgtactatatctaagagttctacagaacttaaattaatctctaaaatctctctaattctttgcatatctatatctaaaagttctacaaaatttaaattaatccctaaaatctctctaattctctgcatatctatatataatataaaacagtaacgatggaggtGAAGTGtcactttctcattttttactgataaaatatataatataatatataatatattaattttaatctatatctatatataatataaaacagtaacgatggagctgaggtgtcacttcctctttttttactgataaaatataaaatataaaatataatatattaattttaattatattattatatttatctataaaaagattattttatccgtactatatctaagagttctatagaacttaaattaattcataaaatctatctaattctctgcatatctatatctaaaagttctacaaaatttaaattaatctttaaaatctctctaattctctgcatatctatatataatataaaacagtaacgatggagctgaggtgtcacttcctcattttttattgataaaatatataatataatatataatatattaattttaattatattattatatttatctataaaaagattattttatccttaatatatctaagagttctacataacttaaattaatccctaaaatctctccaattctctgcatatctatatcaaAAAGTTCTACAAAATATAAGTTAATCCCTAAAATcgctctaattctctgcatatctatatataatatcaaacagtaacgatagagctgaggtgtcacttcctctttttttactgataaaatataaaatataaaatataatatattaattttaattatattattatatttatctataaaaagattattttatccgtactatatctaagagttctacagaacttaaattaatccctaaaatctctctaattctctgcatatctatatctaaaaactctacaaaatttaaattaatccttaaaatctctctaattctctgcatatctatatataatataaaacagtaacgatggagctgaggtgtcacttcctccttttttactgataaaatataaaatataaaatataatatattaatgttaattatattattatatttatctataaaaagattattttatccgtactatatctaagagttctatagaacttaaattaatccataaaatctatctaattctctgcatagcTATATTTaaaagttctacaaaatttaaattaattcctaaaatctctttaattctctgcatatctatatataatctatatataatataaaacagtaatgatggagctgagatgtcacttcctcattttttactgataaaaagatataatataatatattaattttaattatattattatatttatctataaaaagattatttaaagtaaatgtgaaaataaaataataatatttaatttatatagcacctttatataattaattgcatgttaagatgaatccgtgcatcgcacgggttaaAAACTAGTTCATTATATGTTCTTTACTATTTCACCACCCACTTGGACCAAAAAAGCAATGGCAATGGAATAAAACATCACTAAAGTACACCCATGGCCGTTCAAGTGTTGCATTTGTGTTTCGGTAGTCACTAAAGTTAATTgtgttaataaaatatttaagttTAACTTCGGTGTTAATAAAGGCTCTGTGGCCTGATTTAAGGAAAAAACTGACAACTGATGTGGTTAGTCAATCCAAAGTTTTATTTACAGAGGCTGATTTTGAGAAGAAAAGTGCCCAGTTAATAAAGTAGTTATATATTTGAAGTataatagttatatatatattcatgatTATCATAAATATGATTTAAGTAATtttagttttgatttttttttctgtagatgaaaCAAGGAATGGTATAGTCAATAATTTTCTATAAGCAATCAATATTATTTGGAAATAatcaaattgtattttttaGCATTTGAAACAAatcttaacttttttttttaaagaaaattttGAATATTAATATCACAAAAATCTTTATAGTTCCTCTCCTATTTAGAGGTTTATGTCGTATTTTCTGCACGCCCTCTTACCAACTTATTGTCACATAAAATTATTTATCAACATTTTGATTAGGTGGcaatataaaatgaaaaaaaatattttactgaCTTTAGGgatattaataaaagatatgAACCATCTATgcatttgatttgattttaggGCAAAGTAAAAAGAAAGTTGCATGTGGTTAGTCTTATTTATAAACACAAGCCTGTATAAAATGTTGCAGATAGAGATTtgtgtaagtttttttttacgaaaCAAAATATGtaatattgataaaataaaagcgCTCAAATCAAATTATAGTTACGTAAAATAAACTTAAACATCAATTTTATTCATAAATGGTCAAACACCgtatgatttatggttatgattTAGGGAGGATGTATTTTAAAGAGACTTTATTTTATCGGTATGtaaatatactttttttttttttttagataaagATTATCTTGGGTTATAATCAATGttcaactatatatatatatatatatatatatatatatatatatatatatatatttataaaaaaaaacatactacTACATATATCTCTGTTTACAAATAAAGCAAAGCtcattcattttttcttttattgtcttattttcctttaattttatttgaagAAATATTGATGAATAAATTTACATGACAAGTAGAATTTTAGATTAATTTACTTTAATAATCATTGGTGTAATAATATAAAACTTCAGTGATATATTGGTGTCTATAAAGAGGATAATAGGAAaaattccttaaaataaaataagtgcATTTGTGCTGTTATTCCTTATTTCTTGGTGATCCATGGGACATGTGTGAGTCCGCCGCATTCAATGTGACACGTGGTCTAACAAAGAGAGTGGTGGGATTGCAAACCAATACAAGACGTTGGGTTTGAGGTACACGCGCATACAATACAACAGTAAAGAGTTGTATATTATTAGTGGGCGACTATATACCGCACTAAAATTCCAGTTCACCGCCCTATATTGacctttttgcccttctcattatttcaaacataagttttgaaattccaaatcctctcaacatcttttccattctaaaaaaaaccgaCCAAAAACGAGATGGTACGAAGAGGAGGCATCGGCAAAGGATACATGGGTATTACGGTaagtatttccataaaaaaaattatcaaaatcgtgAGTAATCGGGCCGAAATTCGGGATTAAAATCTCAGAATTTCGCCTAGACGGGCGCCGGAATCCatctccacctacggtggaacgcatgaactatgcgttccaccgtaggtggagatGCGGCGTGTCGAGCGATCCACCCTAAGGTGGATCGCACGGCGCACGCGCTCCACCGTAAGGCGGAGCGCGCGGCGCATGCGATCCACCTTAGGGTGGATCGCTCGACGTACGCGTTCCACTTAAGGTGGAACGCGTACAACGCATGCGCTCCACCTTATGGTGGGACGCATGCGCCACCCGTTTGGCCTAAGGGCCAAACATTTGCGGTGCACTGGTCGGCCCTAAGGCCGACTGGTGcgccgcacccgtttggcccttagggcaggtggtgtaaaccacccgcccaggccaaaaaggggcaaattttgaatttttttttaaaaaaattgcacGGACCGGGCGTAGGCAAACCCCAacgtatagaaaaaaaaaattatgttaaattgaatataccttataaataaataatattacaggaTAAGGAGGGAGCTGACCCTAGACGCACGTCTTCACGTCCTGTTACTGCATCTGCTCGGCGGGACCGGGAGGAGCAGCAGCGGTTTATGGCGGACGCCCGGAGGGCACATGCTGCACAGGCGGAGCGTGCTGAGGGACGGGATGAGGCGGCTGGTATAGACATTGACGGGGATGCTTCTATGCATCGTCCTAGTGCTGATACTATCCCCATAGATCGTGGCGTTgtgacgaggggtcgagacggACGATTTTCTTCTACCGCAGCATCTTTTTCTGgtaagagaaattaaaaaatgtgtttatttgtatttgtgttaatcgtgattattgaaaaatatactaaaaaattaatgtctaccgtttgctgtaatttcaggtagcagcaagcgatcgaggagtgtagaggatgactggGTTGTGAAGGACCCCGTCCCCAGGGGTCCATTTGATGGTGCTGTGATCCCGAGCTTTTTGGGACATATTGCATGTGCTATATGGGCCGGTCAGGACAGGGGCGTccttaggtgtcataccagatcagGGTATTGCACGAAGCTGAGATTATGGTACAGTGGTTCTTCCCGGACGATTCAGTCGCGTATCGAGTCATCTGGCTTGTTTCATTTACCTGGTATTATGCACAGTCACATAGATGATGCACTGATCACGGCATTTGTTGAGCAgtggcagccagacacgtc encodes:
- the LOC136217018 gene encoding syntaxin-71-like — translated: MTVIDLITRVDSICKKYDKYDVDKQKDLNLAGDDAFARLYGVVEADLDATIEKSESATAEKNRATVIAINAEIRRTKARLFEEIPKLQRLAFKKVKGLSREEQEARSDLVSALKDRIEAIPDGSTGPVKKTSDWAPSTSHAGIKFDSTYDGKFDNEYFQPSEESDRFRQDYETRRVKQDQGLDVIAEGLDTLKNMASDMNEEMDRQEPLIDEIDDKVDKATSDLKSTNVRLKDTVNQLRSSRNFCIDIILLIIILGIAAYLYNVLK